In the genome of Sander lucioperca isolate FBNREF2018 chromosome 18, SLUC_FBN_1.2, whole genome shotgun sequence, the window TAGTGTTTAAATCTTCAGTGTTTTGGTAAGTTTTGAGTTCCAATATActaagtgaaagagacaaatatgccaaaaacaaagttatttgtcaggtcagatagcttAGAGTGATAAGAGAATGtttggaagacagaaggttgagtGATCAAATCTTATATGTTTCAGTGAGTTTTCAGGTCCAATTTACTAAGTGTAAGcgacaaatatgacaaaaacttGAACTTATTTATAAGGTTAGATAGCTTAGGGTTATAATAAGACAAtgattggaagacagaaggttgTGTCTTAAAGTCTAATAGGTTGCAATTGCTTTCATGACCTCCTTTACCAGTTGTTTTGAAGAGATAAATgcacttttcgacatacaatactatgacatttttcccactttttttcaacttactatactgtgacttttttcacttttttcgacttactatactatgacttttttatttttttttccgacatattatactatgactttttattattttttttgacatgctatgccatgaatttttatcacttttttagacatactatactaggaccttttcgacatgctgtactatgacttttttttatcacttttttcgacatactatattatctTGACATGAGTTccttgacatgctatactatgaatttttcattttttttgacatattataccataactttttcgacatactatactatgacttttttgacatactgtactattatttttttataaattctttcgaaatactatcacttttatatcactttttccgacatactacagtatattatgactttttcgacatgccgtactatgacctttttatatattttttcaatatactatattatgacttttttgacatactatcctatgattttttaatcacttttttcaacatactatacttaacttttttatcacttttttcgacatactatactatgatgttttcgacatactatactatgacttttttatcgaattttgacatactatactatgacattttttcccacttttttccgacatactatactgtgacttttttatattttttttcgatgtactattccattactttttcgacatgctatactatgactttatctatttttcgacatactatactatgacgtttttataattttttttgacatagcatactatacttttttatcaaattttttgacatactatattgtgaGTTtcttgacatgctatactatgacttttttgacatactatactattacttttttatacattttttcgaaatgctatactatgacttttttatcacttgtttcgacatactacagtatactattactttttcaacatactatacttgaaTTTTTTATCGAATTTtttgacatgctgtactatgacttttttatcacttttttcgacatacgatactatgactttttttataatttttttgacatactattccattactttttcgacatgctatactatgacttttttttatcacttttttcgacatactatattatctTGACATGAGTTtcttgacatgctatactatgaatttttaattttttttgacatataccataactttttcgacatactatactatgacttttttgacatactatactattatttttttataaattttttcgaaatactatcacttttttatcactttttccgacatactacagtacactatgactttttcgccTTCtcgtactatgacctttttatatattttttcaatatactatattatgacttttttgacatactatcctatttttttaatcacttttttcaacatactatacttaacttttttatcacttttttcaacatactatactatgttttcgacatactatgacttttttatcgaattttatgacatactatactatgacattttttcccacttttttccgacatactatactgtgactttattttacttttttcgacatactatactatgacttttttataatttttattgATGTACTATTccattactttttcgacatactatactatgacgtttttaatcatttttttcgacatagcaTACTACACTTTATcacatttgacatactatattgtgaGTTTcttgacatgctataccatgacttttttgacatactatactattattttatacattttttcagaatactatactatgactttttcgacatgccatactatgactttataaatttttttccaacatactatactgtgactttatcacttttttcaacatactataacttcTTTGTAAACTACTGCTGTAAAGAAATAGTGGCACAGATAGGCAAAAAATTTGAGACCCTATCATTTCTTACTCTTTATTTTGCATCCTTCATCCCTTTCCCACTTTTTCAGTTATTTATACTGCTTCAGCTGCTTTCCATGTTTATTCAAGTCATATTTACGGAACTATTTTCACTTCTTCACCTTCTTATGCAATtatgccagcaatccagtttagctttagcaatttagcttttcagcattcacaagcattttttGCAggatatgaattttttttttcctactcctgcagtgccctgtCTATTCTGCCGTTTACCCTGTTCTTCTCTGTGCACTACTGACAGGTAAGTTTGTCAGATACACAACTGAAACTGAATAAAATTGGTTATAagaaaacattaacattacacAACAGTGGTCAACTTGATATATCATACCTTTATTGAGAATACCACACACCCATGATAACATTATAGGATGGAGGAATCCATCATTTCAAATCAAAACATCCAagcaaagaaaaagaacaaggCTCATTTTCCTTTTCGAAAAAGGTTTCTCTCCTTTGCCACAAAATGAAGGGCCTTCATTCAAGATTCATTTGCATTATTGATTTTGGTATGCAGTTTAAAAGTTttacagaacaaaaaaaaattatgaactgtaatatttgtttcaaaatgttcaagtatattttcatttttttcttcatttttgcaTAATTCTTCAGAGGAGTCAGGTGTTTGCAGTCAGTGTAGTGCGTCGCTCCCCATCTCTGCTCATTGTCCTGaaacacaattacttttttataactacCACAAAACgtattatgcttattatacttAATTTTGTATGAACAGCTTGACTGATAATGTATTATCATACCAATTCAATTCAGCACGCAGTCTTCAGGAtggggcagcagcagcagtagtagccaTGCTGCCCACTTTCTGCGTGGCATCTTTCTTTGCCTGGTGGGCTTGTAGCACGGCGACAGCTTCTTCCACCTGTACATACATAACATCAAACATAAATAATGACACAGTGTGTTCTATGGATAACGGACATTTCAGTATGACAATatggcagagagggagaggtagcGAAGTACCTTTGAGCGTAGAGATTCATGAGACTCCAGCATATGCAGCAGTTCAGAGTTGTCAATCTCCAGCAGCATGCCAGTGATCTTTCCTGCCAGGTTGGCATGCATGGACTGAATCAGTGGGAAAAGACGCTCACCTATTTGGAAATAAATTGAGAATAAATTAACGTAATAAAAACTTAAAAGCATTACAGTTCATTCATTATGATACAGGATTCTTACCTAGCATTTGTTTCTGCTCCTGAGGGGGCGCAGCAGCCAGCATGGATGCTGTGAGAGGCTCCTGACCCTGAACGTGCACAGCTGGCTGAGCCTAGAAAGGACAGATAAGGAAAATAGAAAGGATATGTAGGTTTGGGGGCTTTATATGACAGCAACACAAGATGATGTGACTGGTCTTTTGCCCATACCTGCTGCAAGGCAATAGGTTGCACCACCTGGGGGTTGGGGTTACGGACACCAGTGGCATATTTGTAAGGAGGCATGGCACGGGGGCCGGAGACTCCCATTGAGGGACGAGGAGCCATGGCCTGGCCAGAGGCTAGCAGAGAGTTGGCAAAATGGAGCAGAATTCAGTGTCTTGACAACCTCTACTGTTCATGTAAGATCAATAAAATGCTTAAGCCAGAGCCAATGAGCTGAAGGTGATCATTTTGGTCAATTGTCATTAGTGAACACACCTCGTGGGCCCTGTGTGCCGCCACCAGGACTCATGTGTCTCAGGTTGGCGCGTGGTCCTGGCTGACGCAGCGAGCTGGGTATCCCTTGGAAACCACCTGGGAGTGTTAAGAAGCAGAGACTAAAACAATGGGATGCAATACAAAACTTAAttgaaaatgtatatattttaaataggtCCATTACAGTTAACTATTTACATTAGGTAACTGAAAGTGTATCAAAGATAGTGCATCTATCATATAGTGCCACATAATCACCTTGACCTCTGCCACCTTGTTGCTGCCATCGGGGGTTGGGTCGCATTTGGGCGAGCTGATTGGGTGCATAGTATGTAGTCCTATTCTGGGCCTGGTGTATACAAGTAAGTGACATTTATAAATGTATGGCATTAAAGTCACACCCTCCTGAAACTGATGTAAATGCCTTTTTAATTGGTGGCattttactgaaataaaatagaaacaaaagTTTGCCTGAAATGCAGTTCAAAAACTTCACTTGGAGTTGTTGGGAATCATCATAGCTTTCTTGACATTCTAAATTTGAATAACGTATGTTCATTTTAGAGCTTTTCCAAAACCTAATAAGCTAACAGGCTAAAAAGCTTCAAAGAGCTGAGATGAACTGTAGTCTGAGTCAGCTGATAATTATCCGTGGCTTTGTACTAGGAGCGACGtccattttttatattaaaaatcATAGCCACTTTACATACATACTATCTTCTCAGACTTTGATTCTCTCACCTGTGGCACAGCTGGCATGAAGTAGCCACTGGTGGGCTGGAACTGATTAATGATGGCGTTAGCCGGCATGGCCCTCATGCCAGCAATACGCTGCATGTACTGGTTGGTGAGGTGGGCTTTGCGCTCCTCCTTGCGCTGAGCGAGAGCCACATAGAGGGGTTTGGAGCCAACGATGCGTCCATTCATCTCAGTCACGGCCTTGGTGGCTTCTTCGGGGGAGGAGAAGCAGACAAAGCCGAAGCCCTTGGAGCGACCCTCCTCTAGCATCACCTAATATAGAGACAGATTGTGTTTGGGTAACTTCAAACACACAATATTGTCAACACTGTTGCTATATTCATATTGCAGTGATGCATTATCTGTTCTCTATTGGTGATGCATTGAAACATCTGTTTGATCATTCTCACCTTTGCACTTGTAATAGACCCGAATGGAGAGAACTCCTTGCGCAGTTTCTCATCATCAATGGTGTCATCCAGGTTTTTAATATAAAGATTAACACCCTGAAACCAAAAGACAAAGTAATGA includes:
- the pabpc4 gene encoding polyadenylate-binding protein 4, whose amino-acid sequence is MNTATAGSYPMASLYVGDLHPDITEAMLYEKFSPAGPVLSIRVCRDMITRRSLGYAYVNFSQPADAERALDTMNFDVVKGKPIRIMWSQRDPSLRKSGVGNVFIKNLDKSIDNKALYDTFSAFGNILSCKVVCDENGSKGYAFVHFETQDAADRAIEKMNGMLLNDRKVFVGRFKSRKEREAELGAKAKEFTNVYIKNFGDDMNDEQLKEVFDKYGKTLSVKVMTDPTGKSRGFGFVSYEKHEDANKAVEEVNGTDLNGKTVFVGRAQKKMERQAELKRKFELLKQERISRYQGVNLYIKNLDDTIDDEKLRKEFSPFGSITSAKVMLEEGRSKGFGFVCFSSPEEATKAVTEMNGRIVGSKPLYVALAQRKEERKAHLTNQYMQRIAGMRAMPANAIINQFQPTSGYFMPAVPQAQNRTTYYAPNQLAQMRPNPRWQQQGGRGQGGFQGIPSSLRQPGPRANLRHMSPGGGTQGPRASGQAMAPRPSMGVSGPRAMPPYKYATGVRNPNPQVVQPIALQQAQPAVHVQGQEPLTASMLAAAPPQEQKQMLGERLFPLIQSMHANLAGKITGMLLEIDNSELLHMLESHESLRSKVEEAVAVLQAHQAKKDATQKVGSMATTAAAAPS